From the genome of Sphingobacterium sp. UGAL515B_05:
TGACAGAGCAAAGTACTTTCACAAACTATAACAATTTTATTTCCTATGCTTGGCAATTCTATGGCACGTTTCCTGGCTACAGCAATGCTGTCCCTGACGCTGAGGTCAACGGCGATCTATTTGCCAAAGCGCAGGCAAACGCCACTTCTGATTGGATTTGGCAGCGAATGGTCGTCCCATCAACAAGTAGCGATTACAGTAATCCTTTTGTGCAGATACGATCCATCAACGTTCTTTTGGATAATATTGAGCAGGCAAGCCAGCTATCTGAACCGGAAAAGAAGCATATCCGTAGCATCGGCTACTTTTTCAAGGCTTACCAATATATGGATCTCCTCAACAAATTTGGTCAGGCAATCTGGGTAGAGCGTACGATTGACGATGGCGATACCGATGTTCTCTACGGTACCCCGGGAACTCGAGATGAAATTGCGGCACATATCGTAGAAATGCTCAGCTATGCCGGAGAAAATATCAAAGAAAATGGGGATGGGCCAAATACTATCAATCGTAAGGTTGTCTTGGCACTGACAGCCCGTTTTGGCCTGAGGGAGGGGACATGGAGGAAATATCATCAACTTAAAGACGCTGAAAAATACCTGAAATTGTCAACTGCAGCAGCAGAAAAAATCCTATCCAGTACGATACCTCTATTGAGCAATTATGACCTGCTGTTTAACAGTGAATCATTGGCAAATGTCGCTGAGGTTTTTCTTTATAAGCAGTATGAGTTAAATCAGATTACACATGGTCTAGCATCGCTGGCACGTAATTCCTCAGGTAGATGGGATCTCACCAAGAAAGCTGTGGATATGTATCTGATGAAAGATGGGAAAACTCGCTGGGTGAGTCCAACATTTGCTGGTGATGAAAGTGCATATACTGAATTCCGAAACCGTGATACCCGTCTATACTTTACTATTCCACCTCCCTATAAAGTTAAAATGGGGAAGACAAATATGCTTTGGGAGTACTCGGATGATCCGAAGGACCGGGAGTATATCGATTTGATGGCCACACTATCAGACGACAAACATAAAACTTTACCCTGGATGAACTGGGAAGGTCTCATATTGAAAGAGGAACCACATTATGTAGATTTCACCAATGGACAGCCTTATAGTGTAAGCTACACCGGATATCGGTTTTACAAATTCAGTAACAAGATCAATAGGATCCAGAATGTTGATATCAACGATGCTCCTATATTTAGGCTTGGGGAATTGTTGGTTGGATATGCTGAAGCAAAATATGAATTGGGAGAGATCAACCAGCAGATTATCGATCAAACGATAAATAAATTAAGGTCACGCGCTGGCGTGGCTTCTCTGGAGTTGACGGCAATTCCACCCGATCCCAAGCGCGATGAGACGATAAGCCCCGTGCTGTGGGAAATACGTCGCGAGCGTGCTGTTGAACTAATGGGTGAAGGGTTTCGTTTTGACGATCTCAGACGATGGAAGAAAATGGATTATGCCATTACCCAAAAATTAGGACGATATATAACCAAGGGATTAGATGTACCTTCTAATACGCCTATTCCAGTTGAAAATGGACAGACAAAAGGTTATATTGCCTACGAAGGTAAAGCGCCATCTCCTTTTCCTGAATACTATTATTTATATCCGATACCTGCTGCAGAACTGGTACAGAATAAAAACTTAAAACAGAATGAAGGCTGGTAAAATAATTTATAACACATGAAAATATTAACATTGATAACGCTGAAGAAAACGTTCCTAGTTGTCTTAATCGCGACGTTCACAAGCAGTCTTTTCGCGCAAAGTGGAAGCAAAAGACCGAATATTGTATTTATTATGGCCGATGATCTTGGTTACGGCGATTTGGGGGCTTATGGTCAAGTTAAAATTGAAACCAAACATATCGATTCATTGGCCCAATTGGGGATGAAGTTTGATAACTTTTATGCAGGCACTTCCGTATGTGCACCATCGCGTTCATCCTTGATGACAGGACAGCATACAGGACACACTTACGTCAGAGGTAATAAGGAAATTGAACCGGAGGGGCAAGAGCCATTGGCAGATTCAGTGCAGACCATCGCGATGTTGCTGCAAAAGGCCGGTTATACCACCGGTGCCTTTGGTAAATGGGGGTTAGGCATGGTAGGTACAACGGGTGCACCTGACCAGAAGGGATTTGACGAGTTTTATGGGTACAATTGTCAGCGTCAATCACATCGTTATTATCCTACCCATCTTTGGCATAATAAGCAGCGTATTGAACTTGATGGCAATGGGTTGATGGCAGAGGGCCAATATGCACCGGCATTGATTCAGGAAAGAACCCTTGCTTTTATCGATGCCAACAAAGATAAACCCTTCTTTCTTTTTGTCCCCACGGTGCTACCCCACGCTGAACTTGCAGGACCAGCAGACGAGTATTATAAGCAATATGCCGATAAGTTTGATGAGAAGCCTTACCGAGGCAACGATTATGGTCCTAAAGCAACAGTTCCGGGGTACAACAGTGTCGAAAAGCCGCATGCAATGTACGCCAGTATGGTAAGTCGGATGGATGCGTATGTAGGACAAATTGTTGAAAGATTACGTCAAAATAATCTGCTTGATAATACAATTATTATATTCACCAGTGATAATGGGGCACATAAAGAAGGGGGAGCAGATCCTATTTTTTTCAATAGTTCAGGCGGATTACGAGGTACAAAACGCGATCTGTATGAGGGCGGCATAAAGACGCCGTTTATTGCTTACTGGCGAGGTAAAATTGCAGCTGGAAAAACATCAAATTATTTAGGTGCTTTTTGGGATATTATGCCAACGATGGTCGAATTAGCCAAAGCCGATAAGCCAAGATATACCGATGGAATTTCTATTGTCCCGACATTGTTGGGTGAAAGTAAAAAGCAAAAGCAGCATGGTTATCTTTATTGGGAATTCCATGAGGACGGAGGACGTCAGGCTGTCCGTAAAGGGAATTGGAAACTTATTTTACAGAAAGTGATGAGCGGTGCTCCAACAACGGAATTGTTTAATCTTAAGCAAGATCCAAAAGAGCAAAATAATATTGCTGCCGATAATCCAAAAAAAGTCATGGAATTACGTCGTCTGATCGAAAAAGCACATGTTGAAAGCACTATTTTCCCTTTGATTAAAAAGGTTCAATAAATCAAAATCTTTTCATATTAAATTAGCCCAATCTTTTATAAAAGGATTGGGCTAATTTTTCTGTAAAACAGTCGATCAACTTGACCTGAAAATTTTTATTTTCGAAGGTTATCTAAAACCAATCGGGAAATCATTTGCCAAAAGAAATTTCCACATCCAATGATCAGTTTTAGTTATTCTTTTTTGACTGTTCTATTATTTTCCGCTTAACATCATGGTTACTGTTGTATTTAAGCTTTTCTGAACCACATATTCCACAAGCCATAACTGTATATCTAAATGGTTTTTTAAGTTGAAATTTATTTTTCGTTATTGGGCCAGTAAGGTTTTTACAAGTCTCGCAATAGTATTTATGACGTTGTTCGCGGGAGATATTTAAGCCTTCCATTTCGACGAAGATTTTCATTTCCTCCAAGATAAATTCCTTTGAATTTTCAAGCGTAAGCCCTGGATTGTAAAGGGGCGAGTTGTTATAGTTCAAATAGTCCATATCCTCGTCAATTTCATAAAAGGCGATATACCTGTAATTGTATCCGCTTGCAGACACAATTTTTCGCATTTGACTGAAGGCATATTCTATACTGATCTCTTCGCTGATTGCTTTTTTTGCGATTGTTAGGGCATAGTTTTCCATTAAATCCGCTTCACTTTTCTCTATATTTAATTTTAGATCAGCAATTGATTTCCAAAAATAGATTTCGCGTTCTTCCGTAGATGCGTTATCCAAACCACCTAATATTTAGAGGTTTTCACTCTCATACCCCAGGGTTAACACATTGATGGCCCAGGTAACCAGGTGTTTACTCTCAAAATACGTCAATGCCCTTTCCGCATAAATTTCAAGTGTTAATTCTTCAAGTGTCATATATGATAATTGCTAATACTTTTACAATTGTTACACGTTTTCGCTGTTGGCTATAAAACAGTAAAAACTAAACAAATATATTCCAAAGGTACGCAGGGTATTTGCGCAATATATTTATTTCGAAACTAAGCAAAAATTCGCTGTGCTAACCATAATGTCATCGATATACATATTCTAATGCGACATAACCTCTAATTTGATGTGTAAATGTTTAAATTTGTGGGAAATAAATCGTTATGGATAGTCTAATAGCTTTGTATTTTGGTGATTTCATCAAAGGATTAGCAGTATCTGCCGATTTGATCAATCGGGTACAGAAGGATCTCGGTTTTAATCTTCCAGATGATTATATTTCTATGTTGAAAGAATTCAATGTGAGTGAGGGTGAGGTAGGATACAATAGCTGATTAAGACTGTTTCCTTTAGAGGAGCTTCAAGAAATAGATGAAAGCTATATCTTACTAATGGGGCAAATTCTAGACTATTTTTTATTCGGGATGAATGCCACAGATACCAGTTATGCATTCCACAAAGTAAAAATGACATTTCACTCATTTGGTTTAATGTCGAATTTTAAAACTGATTACATTGATTTTTGCGGAAATTCATTTTCCGAATTTTTAGAAAATTTATATAATTTCAGATCAAAATAAATAGCTCATTAATTATAATTTCCATCTCCATTTTTTATCTTGGCACCACATATCGATGAAAAAGCCAAAAAGTGAAGAAAAGATGAAATTAAATATTATTTATATTATGTTAGTTATTATGATAACGAGCTGCACAAAACAACAGTGTGGTTTTTATCAAAATAGTAAGTCAATTGAATCTGTTCAAAGAATTATAGTTAATAATCCGAAACAATTCTTTAATAATTCGGATATGCCAAAGTCCTATTTTACAAATATATACAAGGATCAGTATGCAACTAAAGATGATGATTTTAAAAAGAGATTAAGTGAAAGCGATTTCAACAGTTTGAAAAATCACTTTAATCAATTATCTATAGAAGAAATTCTTTTTTTTAACTCAGATAATATGCTATTTAAGGTTGGGCAAAATGAAGGTTACTTAAATACGCATGTTTACTATTTGGGATTTCTTGAAAATATAAGGGAACAGGATCTTTCTAAGTATTACGAAGTTGAAGATTTTAGGAATTGCAATGGAAATTGGTATTCAGCTATTATTATTCAGTCACTAGCGCAGTAAGTTTTCTTTATTTTTGAAGAATGCTCTAACAATAGGATATGTTTAAGGGGGATGTTAATATATATATTTCAAACCTCCCCACTAACTCCTTAAAATCAGCAATAAACTTGGTCTTATCAAAAGACACCTCCTTATGTCTTTTAGCCTTGAAAAGATGGTTATTACAAAAGTAGTCCCAGACTTTCGTAAGTTCTCCCGCTTCGCGAGATTTGAGCAGGTCTCCAAATCTTTCATCTTGGTAGCTTAGGTCACCGACCAAATTGTAAAAATCTACAAAATCAGCAAGAGTATCAACCGAAACAGCATCTGATCGAAAACCATCGATAATTTCCCGGGGAGAATAAGTGATCGATTTAGTAGGAGGTAAGTTTTCCATACCAGACAACCATGCTTCTAAATTAGCAGGTGCCTTGAAGGTATCGTTATTACTAATCAGTAAATGAACCAAGTTATCTATTGAAGGGGAAAGAAACACTTTTCCATCATTAGAGATTAGCAGCTTATCGTTTTCATCTGTATCTTCATACCAAATGAAATATTTAGTCGTGGGGCAGTCTAATGGTATGTAGCTCGAAATCCAGATCCTATAGTCTTGACAATGTTCCAGAAACTTTTCGGTTTCATTCAATATCTTACTGTAAGTAGTTCTCATATTGTCTACCTCCGCTTGCAGAGCAAATTCTGGTTCTGTTCTTTTATTTGTCAATTTCGAAAGAGCAATTTGTAATTCTAAAAGACTAAAAGCATTTTTAAATCTCGATTTGAGTATCATGTAGATGTTGAGTGCAGATTTTGGCTTGTGAAAGTAATGGTGTGAGAGAGCTTTTCAAAGTCAGACCTTAGGATCTTCTGATTATTGAAGCTTTCTGTTTTCGATACAAGATATGTGCTGTTTTTATCCAATCGTTTCATACATTTTTTAATATACTTAATCAATTATTTAAAAATTAGTTTTAGAAAACGAGTTGATCGTCTCTAAGTAATTAAATTTCACCTCTAGTGTCAGGAGTTAGGTATATTTTAAAGTTTATAAGATTCTTTTTATACCTCCCAGGGCGTAGTAAAAATGGTGTTTTTGTTGGTTTAATAACAAATATACCTTTGGGTACATGATTTTTATCAAATATGAGGAGCTTGGCATTGCTGCTGCTATCGATTACATTACCTGGCATGTTTTTAACATTATCTATTGAAACTTCTTTGCCATTTTCGATGTCAAAAAGCTGAATATTTATACCAACTTTATCTTTAGCAATTCTACTATCCTCTACCTCACTTCTTTGGTATTTTCCACTGTTATCCGCGACTTTCAATGTGGTACAAGACAACAGTAACCATGTGCCCAAAAGGATATTGTATTTTAAAAACTTCATTTTTCTAAATTTTGACAGTAATACTTTTTACACTTTGCTTGACCATATAATGTCATGCTGTGCGACAGTTGTTGTATGTATTGGTTAAAAAAACTTTCGTATTGAGGTAGTCATGAATTGCTTCTTATAGCGTAATCAAAGCTACATATTCCTTTGAAGCATTGCGCAATGTATTGAAATTTAAATCTATTCTAATACCCATATTAACAAAGGTGTAGTAGTTGACACACTTATTGGTCTTAGCGAAAAATGAGAATAAAAAATTGTATATTGTAACTTAATAGCCAATATTTATAAAAAGATCCTACTTTTTATGGAAGAAAATACCAATGAAAATATCGAGAATATTCCCGAAAAATCAATTTCCGATGATGATGCAAAAAAGCTGATAAAGCACATTCAAGAGGAATATAAGTTCTAAATTAACATATATCCCAGCGACAATAGACGCCGAGCCCTAGGCTTGCTATAACGAAGCTTCAAATAATATCAAGCTAATATTGTAAGATATGTTAAGGGATCTGAGTTTAAACTCAAATCGCATTTCCAAATTGTTTTTAAGTTTAAATTTGTTATTATACACTTTTGTTAAAATAAATCAATTAGTTGTCTAAATTAGAGAAATCAAATGGTGGCTGTTGGAAAGTTGAAAACAGAGAAATCGATTGTTATATAAATCCCTTATATGTGTTTTCTAAAAAATAGTAAGAATATCTCTGCCCTTATTGTATTATTTGCTTTTCTCGGCAATAGTACATTAGTGGCGCAAGAAAAGTTAGATGCCTATTTTGCCCATCTTTTCCAAAATAATAAAATGATGGGAACTGTAGCGGTATTGCACAACGATAGCCTATTTTATACAACTTCAATAGGCTATGCTGATGTTGGTTCCAAAAGAAAAAATGATAGCAATACAAAATTTCGCATTGCCTCTAATACAAAAACGTATACAGCCGTTTTAATTCTTAAAGCTGTGGAAGAACAAAAGCTAAGTTTGGATACTCATCTTTCGATATTTTATCCCCAAGTAAAAAATGCCGAAAAGATTACCATAGAACAATTGTTGAAACATCGTAGTGGTATATTTAACTTTACTGAGGTCGAGGGGCAGGAAATATGGGATCAGGAATTTCATACAGAAGCGGAATTTATCAACCATATTAAAAATGAAAAAAGCAATTTTGAACCAAATACTGCCTACGAATACAGTAATACGAATTATGCGTTATTGGGATTTATATTGGAGAAAGTATATCACAAGTCTTATGCTGTGCTATTACAGGAAAAGATATGCAAACCACTTAAATTGAGCAATACATATTTCTCTCCGGAGACAGATCCAAATAAACATGAAGCGATATCGTATAATATTCAAAATAGGTATATTGAAAATTCAAAGGTAAATTTTTCGAATCACCCTGGTAGCGGTGGTATAGCAACCACGGCTGTGGAACTTAATCGATTTCTTTCAGGCCTGTTTGAGGGTAAGTTAATTTCAAAGGAGAGCCTCGTGTTAATGTTACCCGAGAATAAGGGGGAATATGGAATGGGAATTGAAAAAGCACGATTTAAGAATCCAACAGGATATATTCATGGTGGTAGAATTGAAAACTATTTCTCGGATTATTGGTATTTTCCAGCGGAAAAGCTAGGGATCGTAACTTTGTGTAATGCCGTTAATATCGACTTAAGCCAGGTTCAAAATACACTCATCCAATATGTTTATGGTAGAGATCCCATCTTACCCGATTTCAATAAAACAAAAGACCTGACTGAGGAACAGTTTCGCCAAATAGCAGGGACCTACCGGTATAAGGATGGAAGTCAAACAATGACGATTTCTTCAGATGGCACAAATTTGATTGGTCAGTTATCAGATAATGGACAGATGTATGTCCCTTATCTCTATAAGTCAGAACATACATTTGTGTATGATGATGAAGGTAGCATCTTGGAATTTATACCCGGTGAACAGCTCCTGTTGTTGAAAGATGGAGACTTGGTTCTTGAGTTCAAGAAAATATAAGGATCCAAAGTAAACAGGCCTCGATAGTCTTCTTGAATTTCGGCATCTACTCCGTTCGGTATTACTAGAAAATATTGAACATTCGTGAGCCGTAAGTTAAATAACGCGTTTATAATTTCTATGTTGCTTAGTATAACCTCGAGACCGGCTTGTTTTCTACCCCCCTCGAATTCGAGGAGGTTAAAATTCCCGACTTTTCAATATCTCCCTTATACCGCTTAGAAAGATAATCTAGAAAATAATGCTAATGCGGTGATCGGGCTGTGACTTTGGCAATGTGGAGACACTCCTAGCATTTTGGCGGCATCAGGTAAACCTAAAGCGGAATACTTCTAGGGATAGCCTTTACACATTCTTTATGGAGAATCTTCTCAATAGTCTTGTTGCCAGGCTCATCTTTTTATTCCAAGAAATTCCCAAAGGTTGAACTTGGCTTTCTTCTTAATTTCCTCAATATGCTTTCCGAATATTTTCTCTAAATCCATGTCGGATTTAATCTCAATTTTTTCTCTATCTGTGACAACAACACCAGTGTGGCCAGGGACATTCGAAGGGATTTCTTCAAATTTCCCTAATGCGGTCATTTTTTTTATTATTCTTAACCCGTCGGCATATTCGCCAAATAAGGGAATTGGCAGAGTCCTATAGTCTGGTGAGGACAGAATAAACTTCATGAAAAAATATGGATCTAAATCTCCAAATTCGAGTCCGAATGCTAGAGGAACCTCAATACATTGTCCCGTTGTCAAATGGTGAAAACCACAGTGAAAACCATGGACGAAATACTTCCATTCATCAACTATTCCTAGCTGTCGATCGTCTCGTTTTAATTCGTTGAACGTATCTAGTGGAAAATCCTTGTTTAAGTTTAGATCAAGTTTGTCGATCAATATAAATACTAATTGCTCACCAAGTTTCCTGTAATCTTTCGCACATTGTTCAAAAAAGTCCTGATGGTCTTCAATCTCTTGATCCGTAATAAGCTTTACAATGTTTAGTTCAGGTTCGACCGTATGGGTCAAAACTTGGAAACCTGAAAGTGCATGTTCGAGATATTCTCCGACTCGTTCTCGTTGTTTATTCATCTTTCCTTTAAAAATAAGCTTTAAGGCCATCTCTCTTGGAATGGATTTAATTTCATCTAATGTCGGAATTTGGTCAATTGACTTAATAGTGATTATATGTGTTGTTCTGTCCAATGCAATTCGTTTTAAATCGATCAGTTATGGCTATTATTTTGGTTTATTTGCTTTTCCACTCTTCCTTAAGGATACTATAAACATAGGTTCCTTTGCTTTATCCATACGATTTGATGTTGTAATTTCTTAAAAGCCCTTCATTAACACTTCCAAACATCGTTATTCCGATTGGAATAGGACCGGACATATACCAGGTCAGAAATTCTTACGTATTTGGAGCACTGTAGACAGAAAGCTAAAAAACATATAGGAGAGTTCACTCCGAGCAGAATGAATGCCCATTGGATCAACGAATCTAAAAACTTTTCTTTTGCAATTCCGTCCCTATTCAGCGTTAGTATTTCTGTCGATTGTCGTTCGGAGGCCGTCTTAAATAATCTATAAATAGCTATTAAGAGGAACGGAAATAATATCAGTAACAGCCAGCTCGAGAGATCATGTGCAGGGCGTACAAGAAAAAGGGTAGTTGTTAGTGTAATGGCCAATAAAACCGTAAAAAACCAAACAAGAATGGCTGAGGTTTTACTGCGGTTATTAAAACGAAATTGATAGCTTTTCATCGTAAGTTGAGTAAGGGGAATTTCTAATAAAAAACCATAGCCTTCAATAATAAATATATGAATATTTTGTTGGAAATTAGTAGAATATCATAGAAGTCTTGGCAGATCGTTTGGTAGCCATGTTTGAACATGAGCTCTACAGATTTGTAATGGTATAAATCTTACATGACCTATGGCAATAGAAAAATAGGTGCTTCATTGTCAATTATTATTTGTATATTTAATACTATGATCTACTATTTCACATAACCCCATTTTGTAGATCCAATATGATAAACAAACTTGTTTTATCTTTAAATTCTCCACAATATATTTTCCGGAAATTTTTAGTTTAACAAATAGCTGCTAGCGTACCTCAAAGAGAGAAGACGTTTTAGTTTACATTTATTCTTCCCGATCAAGTATAAACATTGAAAAGGGAAAAGGATAATACGCACTATAAAATCCATATATCATGAGTAAAGACACTAAAAAGGAAAAAAGCACAAAAGAGAAAACGCAATCTTCTTATCAAAAAGAAAAAGATTCTGTCTCTAAAGACTTAACAGATAATGTTTTCCGTAAAAAAAAGAAATAGGCAATTGAAAAGATAGCTTATTGTTTGCTCTTGCACAAAGGCAGATTAATTAGGAGCGGGTACAAAGGCTGGATTATTAGACCAGGCTTTTGCTCGCTTTTTTT
Proteins encoded in this window:
- a CDS encoding RagB/SusD family nutrient uptake outer membrane protein; this translates as MKKKFIHYILCLGLATSLTSCSNLLDLDPEGTLTEQSTFTNYNNFISYAWQFYGTFPGYSNAVPDAEVNGDLFAKAQANATSDWIWQRMVVPSTSSDYSNPFVQIRSINVLLDNIEQASQLSEPEKKHIRSIGYFFKAYQYMDLLNKFGQAIWVERTIDDGDTDVLYGTPGTRDEIAAHIVEMLSYAGENIKENGDGPNTINRKVVLALTARFGLREGTWRKYHQLKDAEKYLKLSTAAAEKILSSTIPLLSNYDLLFNSESLANVAEVFLYKQYELNQITHGLASLARNSSGRWDLTKKAVDMYLMKDGKTRWVSPTFAGDESAYTEFRNRDTRLYFTIPPPYKVKMGKTNMLWEYSDDPKDREYIDLMATLSDDKHKTLPWMNWEGLILKEEPHYVDFTNGQPYSVSYTGYRFYKFSNKINRIQNVDINDAPIFRLGELLVGYAEAKYELGEINQQIIDQTINKLRSRAGVASLELTAIPPDPKRDETISPVLWEIRRERAVELMGEGFRFDDLRRWKKMDYAITQKLGRYITKGLDVPSNTPIPVENGQTKGYIAYEGKAPSPFPEYYYLYPIPAAELVQNKNLKQNEGW
- a CDS encoding arylsulfatase, giving the protein MKILTLITLKKTFLVVLIATFTSSLFAQSGSKRPNIVFIMADDLGYGDLGAYGQVKIETKHIDSLAQLGMKFDNFYAGTSVCAPSRSSLMTGQHTGHTYVRGNKEIEPEGQEPLADSVQTIAMLLQKAGYTTGAFGKWGLGMVGTTGAPDQKGFDEFYGYNCQRQSHRYYPTHLWHNKQRIELDGNGLMAEGQYAPALIQERTLAFIDANKDKPFFLFVPTVLPHAELAGPADEYYKQYADKFDEKPYRGNDYGPKATVPGYNSVEKPHAMYASMVSRMDAYVGQIVERLRQNNLLDNTIIIFTSDNGAHKEGGADPIFFNSSGGLRGTKRDLYEGGIKTPFIAYWRGKIAAGKTSNYLGAFWDIMPTMVELAKADKPRYTDGISIVPTLLGESKKQKQHGYLYWEFHEDGGRQAVRKGNWKLILQKVMSGAPTTELFNLKQDPKEQNNIAADNPKKVMELRRLIEKAHVESTIFPLIKKVQ
- a CDS encoding SMI1/KNR4 family protein, whose product is MDSLIALYFGDFIKGLAVSADLINRVQKDLGFNLPDDYISMLKEFNVSEGEVGYNS
- a CDS encoding serine hydrolase domain-containing protein, giving the protein MCFLKNSKNISALIVLFAFLGNSTLVAQEKLDAYFAHLFQNNKMMGTVAVLHNDSLFYTTSIGYADVGSKRKNDSNTKFRIASNTKTYTAVLILKAVEEQKLSLDTHLSIFYPQVKNAEKITIEQLLKHRSGIFNFTEVEGQEIWDQEFHTEAEFINHIKNEKSNFEPNTAYEYSNTNYALLGFILEKVYHKSYAVLLQEKICKPLKLSNTYFSPETDPNKHEAISYNIQNRYIENSKVNFSNHPGSGGIATTAVELNRFLSGLFEGKLISKESLVLMLPENKGEYGMGIEKARFKNPTGYIHGGRIENYFSDYWYFPAEKLGIVTLCNAVNIDLSQVQNTLIQYVYGRDPILPDFNKTKDLTEEQFRQIAGTYRYKDGSQTMTISSDGTNLIGQLSDNGQMYVPYLYKSEHTFVYDDEGSILEFIPGEQLLLLKDGDLVLEFKKI
- a CDS encoding DUF6896 domain-containing protein, whose amino-acid sequence is MDRTTHIITIKSIDQIPTLDEIKSIPREMALKLIFKGKMNKQRERVGEYLEHALSGFQVLTHTVEPELNIVKLITDQEIEDHQDFFEQCAKDYRKLGEQLVFILIDKLDLNLNKDFPLDTFNELKRDDRQLGIVDEWKYFVHGFHCGFHHLTTGQCIEVPLAFGLEFGDLDPYFFMKFILSSPDYRTLPIPLFGEYADGLRIIKKMTALGKFEEIPSNVPGHTGVVVTDREKIEIKSDMDLEKIFGKHIEEIKKKAKFNLWEFLGIKR